Proteins from a single region of Terriglobia bacterium:
- a CDS encoding S24 family peptidase gives MKFRTLQERLRRLLLARIAAGELTGLKVARLAGFQQAHVSNFLNRKRALSLGAMDRVLVALRLSVLDLLDPAELGKRATILPPSEDEFENVLLVEGTIAAGEPVITSEAVRDILKFKKAFLRRLRAELASPRQGWRRFVLVKVDAHDGMSMYPRMLPGSLLLIDRHYNSLKPYRRHEQNMYAVRACGGCTVKYVELAGRNLVLRPHNPAYPVCVLPIEEGKRLSDYIVGRVCHVGIET, from the coding sequence ATGAAATTCCGCACCTTGCAGGAGAGGCTCCGGCGACTGCTGCTGGCGCGTATCGCGGCGGGAGAGTTGACCGGCTTGAAAGTGGCGCGGCTGGCGGGTTTCCAGCAGGCGCACGTCTCCAACTTTCTGAACCGCAAGCGGGCGCTCAGCCTGGGGGCGATGGACCGGGTGTTGGTGGCACTGCGCCTCTCGGTGCTGGACCTGCTGGACCCGGCCGAACTCGGCAAGCGCGCCACCATCCTGCCGCCCAGCGAAGACGAGTTCGAAAACGTGCTGCTGGTGGAGGGGACGATCGCCGCCGGCGAGCCGGTGATCACCAGCGAGGCGGTGCGCGACATCCTGAAGTTCAAGAAGGCGTTCCTGCGGCGGCTGCGGGCCGAGCTGGCCAGCCCGCGCCAGGGCTGGCGCCGCTTCGTGCTGGTGAAGGTGGACGCCCACGACGGGATGAGCATGTACCCGCGGATGCTGCCCGGATCGCTGTTGCTCATCGACCGCCATTACAATTCGTTGAAGCCGTATCGCCGCCACGAGCAGAACATGTACGCGGTGCGCGCCTGCGGCGGCTGCACGGTGAAGTACGTTGAGTTGGCGGGCCGCAACCTGGTGCTGCGCCCCCACAACCCGGCGTACCCGGTGTGTGTGCTGCCGATCGAGGAAGGAAAACGGTTGTCGGATTACATCGTGGGCCGGGTTTGCCATGTGGGGATCGAGACGTAA
- a CDS encoding dual specificity protein phosphatase family protein gives MDMTWVTDRIAVGGGIWTKDKMEQVARSGVTHIIDMQVEFDDTALAQPHGIQVLWNPTDDDFQLKGAEVFRRGVEFALGALNGGHGNRLFVHCAAGVHRAPMMTLGILRVLGFPLPEAMEMIEGRRPVVDFAAVYVRSVENFIRAYESAPAK, from the coding sequence ATGGACATGACCTGGGTAACCGACCGCATCGCGGTCGGCGGCGGTATCTGGACGAAGGACAAGATGGAGCAGGTGGCGCGCAGCGGCGTCACTCACATCATTGATATGCAGGTCGAGTTCGACGACACTGCCCTGGCCCAGCCCCACGGCATCCAGGTGCTGTGGAACCCGACCGACGACGATTTCCAGCTGAAGGGCGCGGAAGTGTTTCGGCGCGGCGTCGAGTTCGCGCTCGGCGCCCTGAATGGCGGCCATGGTAATCGGCTGTTCGTCCATTGCGCCGCCGGCGTGCACCGCGCGCCCATGATGACCCTCGGCATCCTTCGAGTCCTCGGTTTTCCGTTGCCCGAGGCCATGGAAATGATCGAGGGCCGCCGCCCGGTGGTAGACTTTGCGGCGGTTTACGTGCGCAGCGTGGAGAACTTCATCCGCGCCTACGAATCCGCTCCGGCCAAATAG